One genomic window of Pseudoxanthomonas sp. includes the following:
- a CDS encoding disulfide bond formation protein B: protein MNPFRWSFRAQFLSGFVACVVLLGAALYTQYFQNQIPCPLCTFQRGAFALLGVLFLIGGLHAPKGRGGRATYGVLALVPAFIGLGIAGRHVWLQHLPPDQVPACGPDLAYMMEAFPMGAMLRQVLTGSGECAEVTWRLLGLSMPEWSLLWFVLLTAWLLVAAFRHRKRR from the coding sequence ATGAATCCTTTCCGCTGGTCTTTCCGTGCGCAGTTCCTCTCCGGTTTCGTGGCGTGCGTGGTGCTGCTTGGCGCCGCGCTGTACACACAGTATTTCCAGAACCAGATTCCGTGCCCGCTGTGCACGTTCCAGCGGGGCGCGTTCGCGCTGCTCGGCGTGTTGTTCCTGATTGGTGGGCTGCATGCGCCGAAGGGACGCGGTGGCCGGGCGACGTACGGCGTGCTTGCGCTGGTCCCGGCATTCATTGGTCTGGGGATCGCCGGTCGCCACGTGTGGCTGCAGCACCTACCGCCGGACCAGGTGCCGGCCTGCGGTCCGGACCTGGCTTACATGATGGAAGCCTTCCCGATGGGGGCGATGCTGCGGCAGGTGCTGACCGGCTCGGGCGAATGCGCCGAGGTGACCTGGCGCCTGCTGGGCCTGTCGATGCCGGAGTGGAGCCTGCTGTGGTTCGTGCTGCTGACGGCGTGGTTGCTGGTGGCCGCGTTCCGGCACCGCAAGCGCCGCTGA
- a CDS encoding TonB-dependent receptor, translating to MNAFRPLALAISLALATAPALADTADSTTDTPTNLDAVKVTAKLDVARNALSPDIGSSQFTISSADIQKLPLGASTPMNQVLLQAPGVVQDSYGGVHVRGDHANLQYRINGVIIPESISGFGQSLDARTIKSIRLLDGALPAQFGDRTAAVVDITTKNGHELGNGGSIGLTTGSFGTFNPSASWWGSQGRWSWFVTGDYDQNKIGLENPTGSRTPEHDKTHQGKAFADLSYLINDDTRISVMAGYANNRFQVPDNPGQTPAYDDQGTTTYDSSALDENQQEKTRFATVSLQGLLGDATSYQVSLSQRYSSVAFDPDVEGDLIFDGVASQVQRSNRANVLQADFSTPLGDSHTLRYGVYGDFEHALASNNSWVFPADADGNQTSNVPELIPDASRFHTSTTAIYLQDEWKIGDDWVVNYGLRGDRYKAFGSEEGQVSPRIGAVWQATDSTTVHAGYARYFTPPAAELISTGDIALYNGTTNQQVAAGTNAPLSERSNYYDLGVSQNVGDHLTLGLDAYDRRADRLQDEGQFGAAYIYSTFNYRYGHIRGLEFSADYDNGPISAYFNGAYSKAMGKQVMTGSYNFDPAALAYVADNWIHLDHDQKFTSSGGVSYSFVGHNRLGANYLYGSGLRTDTDTVPNGAELPSYFQLNLSAAHDFEADTHHPLHVQVAAVNALDRSYQLRDGGGIGVFAPQWAPRRGVYLSLQQDF from the coding sequence ATGAACGCGTTCCGCCCCCTCGCCCTGGCCATCTCCCTGGCACTGGCCACCGCTCCGGCACTGGCCGATACAGCCGACAGCACAACCGATACGCCCACCAACCTGGATGCAGTCAAAGTGACTGCCAAGCTGGACGTGGCACGCAATGCGCTGTCCCCGGACATCGGCAGCAGCCAGTTCACCATCTCCTCGGCCGATATCCAGAAGTTGCCGCTCGGCGCCTCCACGCCCATGAACCAGGTGCTGCTGCAGGCGCCGGGCGTGGTCCAGGACTCCTATGGCGGCGTCCACGTGCGTGGCGATCATGCCAACCTCCAGTACCGCATCAATGGCGTGATCATTCCCGAATCCATCTCCGGCTTCGGCCAGAGCCTGGACGCGCGCACGATCAAGAGCATCCGCCTGCTTGATGGCGCCTTGCCGGCGCAGTTCGGCGACCGCACCGCCGCGGTGGTGGACATCACCACCAAGAATGGCCACGAACTGGGCAACGGCGGCAGCATCGGCCTGACCACGGGCTCGTTCGGCACCTTCAATCCCTCGGCCTCCTGGTGGGGCAGCCAGGGACGCTGGAGCTGGTTCGTCACCGGCGACTACGACCAGAACAAGATTGGCCTGGAGAACCCCACCGGCAGCCGCACGCCGGAGCATGACAAGACCCATCAGGGCAAAGCCTTCGCCGACCTCAGCTACCTGATCAACGACGACACCCGAATCAGCGTGATGGCTGGCTATGCGAACAACCGCTTCCAGGTCCCCGACAATCCTGGCCAGACGCCTGCTTATGACGATCAGGGCACCACCACGTACGACTCGTCGGCATTGGATGAGAACCAGCAGGAAAAGACCCGCTTCGCCACCGTTTCCCTGCAGGGGCTGCTGGGCGATGCGACGTCCTATCAGGTCTCGCTGAGCCAGCGCTACAGCAGCGTGGCCTTCGATCCGGATGTCGAAGGCGACCTGATCTTCGACGGTGTCGCCTCGCAGGTTCAGCGCAGCAATCGCGCCAACGTCCTGCAGGCCGATTTCTCCACGCCACTGGGCGACTCCCACACCCTGCGCTACGGCGTGTATGGCGACTTCGAACACGCGCTGGCCAGCAACAATTCGTGGGTCTTCCCCGCCGACGCCGACGGCAACCAGACCAGCAATGTTCCGGAGCTGATTCCCGACGCCAGCCGCTTCCATACCAGCACCACCGCGATCTATCTGCAGGACGAGTGGAAGATCGGTGACGACTGGGTGGTGAACTACGGCCTGCGTGGAGATCGCTACAAGGCCTTCGGCAGTGAGGAAGGCCAGGTCAGCCCGCGCATCGGCGCCGTCTGGCAGGCGACCGACAGCACCACCGTGCACGCCGGCTATGCGCGCTACTTCACGCCACCAGCCGCGGAGCTGATCTCCACCGGCGACATCGCCCTGTACAACGGCACCACCAACCAGCAGGTTGCCGCCGGCACCAATGCGCCACTCAGCGAGCGCAGCAACTACTACGACCTGGGCGTGTCACAGAACGTCGGCGACCACCTCACCCTCGGCCTGGACGCCTACGACCGCCGCGCGGACCGCCTGCAGGACGAAGGCCAATTCGGCGCCGCGTACATCTATTCGACCTTCAACTATCGCTACGGCCACATCCGCGGCCTGGAGTTTTCGGCTGATTACGATAACGGCCCGATCAGCGCCTACTTCAATGGGGCCTACAGCAAGGCCATGGGCAAGCAGGTCATGACCGGCAGCTACAACTTCGACCCCGCCGCACTGGCCTACGTGGCCGACAACTGGATCCACCTGGACCACGACCAGAAGTTCACTTCATCCGGCGGTGTCAGCTACAGCTTCGTCGGCCATAACCGGCTTGGCGCGAACTACCTGTATGGCAGCGGCCTGCGGACCGACACCGATACGGTGCCGAACGGTGCCGAGCTGCCGTCGTACTTCCAGTTGAACCTGAGCGCGGCACACGACTTCGAAGCCGATACGCACCACCCGCTGCACGTGCAGGTGGCTGCGGTCAACGCACTGGACCGCAGCTACCAGTTGCGCGATGGCGGCGGCATCGGCGTCTTCGCACCGCAGTGGGCACCCAGGCGCGGCGTGTACCTGTCCCTGCAGCAGGACTTCTGA
- a CDS encoding 3-deoxy-7-phosphoheptulonate synthase class II, giving the protein MSLPSPTPSAETTTNGWSPGSWRARPALQMPTYPDAAALKSTLEELGRLPPLVTSWEIFALKRQLAEAQEGKRFLLQGGDCAESFSDCESGLISNRLKVLLQMSLVLVHGLQLPVVRVGRFAGQYAKPRSTDMETRGDITLPSYRGDLVNAPEFSEAARIPDPQRMIRAHSRSAMTMNFVRALIDGGFADLHHPEYWNLNWVGYSPLANEYQQMVSDIGGAVRFMETLAGVEVHNLNRIDFYTSHEALLLPYEEALTREVPRQRGWFNLSTHYPWIGMRTAALDGAHVEYLRGVRNPIAIKVGPSVQPDQLLRLMDVLNPDDEPGRLSFIHRMGAAQIADKLPPLLEAVKRDGRRVLWVCDAMHGNTESTSNGFKTRRFDNIRSEVEQSFDLHAAAGTRLGGVHLELTGEDVTECTGGARELTDVDLERAYRSTVDPRLNYEQSLEIAMLIVRKQRQNAVAAV; this is encoded by the coding sequence ATGTCCTTGCCGTCCCCCACACCATCGGCCGAAACGACCACCAACGGGTGGAGCCCTGGCAGTTGGCGTGCGCGCCCGGCGCTGCAGATGCCCACCTATCCCGATGCCGCGGCGCTGAAGTCGACGCTGGAAGAGCTGGGCCGGCTGCCGCCGCTGGTGACGTCGTGGGAGATCTTCGCGCTGAAGAGGCAGCTGGCCGAGGCACAGGAAGGCAAGCGCTTTCTGCTGCAGGGTGGCGACTGCGCCGAGAGTTTTTCCGACTGCGAATCCGGGCTGATTTCCAACCGCCTGAAAGTGCTGCTGCAGATGAGCCTGGTGCTGGTGCACGGCCTGCAGCTGCCGGTGGTGCGGGTCGGCCGCTTTGCTGGCCAGTACGCCAAGCCGCGTTCGACCGACATGGAAACCCGCGGCGACATCACCCTGCCGAGTTATCGCGGCGACCTGGTCAATGCGCCCGAATTCAGCGAGGCCGCGCGCATTCCTGACCCGCAGCGGATGATCCGCGCGCACTCGCGTTCGGCCATGACGATGAACTTCGTGCGGGCGCTGATCGATGGCGGCTTCGCCGACCTGCACCATCCCGAGTACTGGAACCTCAACTGGGTCGGTTATTCGCCGCTGGCCAACGAATACCAGCAGATGGTGTCGGACATCGGCGGCGCGGTGCGTTTCATGGAAACGCTGGCTGGCGTTGAAGTGCACAACCTCAATCGGATTGATTTCTACACCTCGCACGAAGCGCTGTTGTTGCCCTACGAAGAAGCGCTGACCCGCGAAGTGCCGCGCCAGCGGGGCTGGTTCAACCTGTCCACGCATTACCCGTGGATTGGCATGCGCACCGCAGCGCTCGATGGTGCGCATGTGGAATACCTGCGCGGCGTGCGCAATCCCATCGCGATCAAGGTCGGTCCGTCGGTGCAGCCCGACCAGCTGCTGCGGTTGATGGATGTCCTCAATCCCGATGACGAACCTGGCCGCCTGAGCTTCATCCATCGCATGGGCGCCGCGCAGATCGCCGACAAGCTGCCGCCGTTGCTGGAGGCGGTCAAGCGCGATGGCCGGCGCGTGCTATGGGTCTGCGATGCGATGCACGGCAATACCGAAAGCACCTCCAATGGCTTCAAGACGCGCCGCTTCGACAATATCCGCAGTGAAGTCGAACAGTCCTTCGATCTGCATGCCGCGGCCGGCACCCGCCTGGGTGGCGTGCATCTGGAGCTGACCGGCGAGGACGTCACCGAATGCACCGGCGGTGCGCGCGAGCTGACCGACGTGGACCTGGAGCGGGCCTATCGTTCGACCGTCGATCCGCGCCTGAACTACGAGCAGTCGCTGGAAATCGCGATGCTGATCGTGCGCAAGCAGCGCCAGAACGCGGTCGCCGCCGTCTAG
- a CDS encoding amidase translates to MRAWPALSLSCLLVLTACSVPATPSRDALAAPANFLYAEQTIAQLQQRMQDGTLDSRTLTRAYLDRIAQVDRAGPKLNAVIQLNPEAMTEAALRDREREGGTIRGPLQGIPILLKDNIDATPMATTAGSLALKDFRPKQDAFLVKRLREAGAVILGKTNLSEWANFRATDSISGWSGVGGQTRNPYVLDRNPCGSSAGSGVAASANLAAATVGTETDGSIICPASVNGVVGLKPTVGLVSRDGIVPISWSQDTAGPITRTVSDAAALLSVMAGRDAADATTGYATLNAALDYQARLRPGGLKGARIGVLRSSFNFSPDVAKAMEGAVITLRQAGATVVDAEIPTAGQWDDDELLVLKTEFKNGLARYLTSHDAPLSSLQQLIGFNQQHARDELGLFGQDLFEQSAAMGGLNDPAYIQARSRIKRLAGPEGIDAALKAQKLDALIAASTGPAWRTDPTFKDPFPGAGYGAAAVAGYPSLTVPMGSSRGLPLGILFIGTAWSEARLIELGYDYEQRTLARTPPQYLPTLAEPKVAR, encoded by the coding sequence ATGCGTGCCTGGCCTGCGCTGAGCCTGTCGTGCCTGCTCGTCCTGACGGCCTGCTCGGTGCCGGCGACCCCGTCCAGGGATGCCCTGGCCGCACCAGCCAATTTCCTCTACGCCGAACAGACCATCGCCCAGCTGCAGCAGCGCATGCAGGACGGCACGCTGGACAGTCGCACGCTGACCCGCGCCTACCTGGACCGCATTGCCCAGGTCGATCGCGCCGGGCCGAAGCTCAACGCGGTGATCCAACTCAATCCCGAGGCGATGACCGAAGCGGCCCTGCGCGACCGCGAACGCGAGGGTGGCACCATCCGCGGACCGCTGCAGGGCATCCCGATCCTGCTCAAGGACAACATCGACGCCACGCCGATGGCAACCACGGCTGGCTCGCTGGCCTTGAAGGACTTCCGCCCCAAGCAGGACGCCTTCCTGGTCAAGCGCCTGCGCGAAGCCGGCGCGGTGATCCTGGGCAAGACCAACCTGAGCGAATGGGCGAACTTCCGCGCCACCGATTCGATCTCCGGCTGGAGCGGCGTCGGCGGCCAGACCCGCAACCCCTACGTACTGGATCGCAATCCCTGCGGTTCGAGCGCCGGCAGCGGCGTGGCCGCCTCGGCCAACCTGGCCGCCGCCACGGTCGGCACCGAAACCGACGGCAGCATCATCTGCCCGGCTTCGGTCAACGGCGTCGTCGGCCTGAAGCCCACGGTCGGCCTGGTCAGTCGCGACGGCATCGTGCCGATCTCCTGGAGCCAGGACACCGCCGGCCCGATCACCCGCACCGTGTCCGATGCCGCCGCGCTGCTGTCGGTGATGGCCGGGCGCGATGCCGCCGATGCCACCACCGGTTACGCCACGCTCAATGCGGCGCTGGATTATCAGGCGCGCTTGCGTCCGGGCGGACTGAAGGGCGCACGGATCGGCGTCCTCCGCAGCAGCTTCAATTTCAGCCCCGACGTGGCCAAGGCGATGGAGGGCGCAGTCATCACCCTGCGCCAGGCCGGCGCCACGGTGGTGGATGCCGAAATCCCCACTGCCGGGCAATGGGATGACGACGAACTGCTGGTGCTCAAGACCGAGTTCAAGAACGGCCTGGCGCGCTACCTGACCAGCCACGACGCGCCACTGTCGTCGCTGCAGCAGCTGATCGGCTTCAACCAGCAACACGCGCGCGACGAGCTGGGCCTGTTCGGCCAGGACCTGTTCGAACAGTCCGCAGCGATGGGCGGCCTCAACGATCCGGCCTATATCCAGGCGCGCTCGCGCATCAAACGCCTGGCCGGGCCGGAAGGCATCGATGCGGCACTGAAGGCGCAGAAGCTCGACGCCTTGATCGCCGCTTCGACCGGCCCGGCGTGGCGCACCGATCCGACGTTCAAGGATCCGTTCCCCGGTGCCGGTTACGGCGCGGCGGCGGTGGCCGGCTATCCCAGCCTGACCGTGCCGATGGGCAGCAGCCGTGGCCTGCCGCTGGGCATCCTGTTCATCGGCACCGCCTGGAGCGAGGCCAGGCTGATCGAACTGGGCTACGACTACGAGCAGCGCACGCTGGCGCGGACGCCCCCGCAATACCTGCCGACCCTGGCCGAGCCGAAGGTCGCCAGGTAA
- a CDS encoding DUF2127 domain-containing protein yields MHPQRPYNPDPHAHPGLHALALFELAKGLLALIAAASLEVMGPGPIRRFIHEMIARFNLDPDRGTLPSLLKAINPEAVHLAVAVVTIYAVWRLVESWGLWRAKAWASWLGCVGTAVYLPFDMYALARHPGWHTGAVVILNLLVVAILARDLLRRRRH; encoded by the coding sequence ATGCATCCGCAACGCCCCTACAACCCGGATCCGCATGCGCATCCGGGATTGCATGCGCTGGCGCTGTTCGAACTGGCCAAGGGCCTGCTGGCCCTGATCGCAGCGGCCAGCCTGGAAGTGATGGGCCCCGGGCCCATCCGCCGCTTCATCCACGAGATGATCGCGCGCTTCAACCTTGACCCCGACCGGGGCACCCTGCCCTCGCTGCTCAAAGCCATCAATCCCGAAGCGGTCCACCTGGCCGTCGCGGTGGTCACCATCTACGCCGTCTGGCGGTTGGTGGAATCGTGGGGCCTGTGGCGTGCCAAGGCCTGGGCATCCTGGCTGGGCTGCGTGGGCACGGCGGTCTACCTGCCCTTCGACATGTACGCACTGGCCCGGCATCCGGGCTGGCATACCGGTGCGGTGGTCATCCTCAACCTGCTAGTCGTGGCCATCCTGGCCCGCGACCTGCTGCGCCGGCGTCGCCACTGA
- the typA gene encoding translational GTPase TypA: protein MSIENLRNIAIVAHVDHGKTTLVDQLLKQSGTLSERTVLAERVMDSNDQEKERGITILAKNTAITWEDKRSGVKNRINIVDTPGHADFGGEVERVLSMVDTVLILVDAMDGPMPQTRFVTQKAFAMGFKPIVVINKVDRPGSRPEWVVEQVWDLFDRLGATPEQMDFPIVYASALNGYAGLEDSVRSGDMTPLYEAIMEHAPKPEVDPEGAFQMRISQLDYNNFVGVIGIGRIQRGTLKKNMPVSVINREGKKRQGKVLQVLGFLGLERIEQDTAEAGDIVAISGIAELTISDTICALDTPEALPALTVDEPTISMTFQVNNSPFAGNKDLSGGKFLTSRQLKDRLERETVHNVALKVEQLEDADKFLVSGRGELHLSVLIENMRREGYELAVSRPEVIIKEIDGKMMEPIEQLVVDVEEIHQGGVMEKLGTRKGQLKNMEPDGKGRVRLDYEIPARGLIGFQNEFKTLTQGGGLLFHVFDHYGPKEQGAIAKRLNGVMIANAPGATPAYSLGPLQERGKLFAAEGDNVYEGQLVGIHSKDNDLTVNAIKTKPLTNMRASGKDDAIALTPAIKFSLEQALDFIDDDELVEITPKEIRLRKKFLTESDRKRASRAA, encoded by the coding sequence ATGTCCATCGAAAATCTCCGCAATATCGCCATCGTCGCCCACGTCGACCACGGTAAAACCACCCTCGTCGACCAGCTGCTCAAGCAGTCCGGCACGTTGTCTGAGCGCACCGTGCTCGCAGAGCGCGTGATGGACAGCAATGACCAGGAAAAGGAACGTGGCATCACGATCCTGGCCAAGAACACGGCCATCACCTGGGAAGACAAGCGCAGCGGCGTCAAGAACCGCATCAACATCGTCGACACCCCCGGCCACGCCGACTTCGGCGGTGAGGTCGAGCGCGTGCTGTCGATGGTCGACACCGTGCTGATCCTGGTCGACGCGATGGACGGCCCGATGCCGCAGACCCGCTTCGTGACCCAGAAGGCCTTCGCGATGGGCTTCAAGCCGATCGTGGTGATCAACAAGGTCGACCGCCCCGGCTCGCGTCCCGAATGGGTCGTGGAGCAGGTGTGGGACCTGTTCGACCGCCTGGGCGCCACGCCCGAGCAGATGGACTTCCCGATCGTCTACGCCTCGGCCCTGAACGGCTACGCCGGCCTGGAAGACAGCGTGCGCAGCGGCGACATGACCCCGCTGTACGAAGCGATCATGGAACACGCGCCCAAGCCGGAAGTGGACCCGGAAGGCGCCTTCCAGATGCGCATCAGCCAGCTGGACTACAACAACTTCGTGGGCGTGATCGGCATCGGCCGCATCCAGCGCGGCACCCTGAAGAAGAACATGCCGGTCTCGGTGATCAACCGCGAAGGCAAGAAGCGCCAGGGCAAGGTCCTGCAGGTGCTGGGCTTCCTGGGCCTGGAACGCATCGAGCAGGACACCGCCGAGGCCGGTGACATCGTCGCCATCTCGGGCATCGCCGAGCTGACCATCTCCGACACCATCTGCGCCCTGGATACCCCGGAAGCACTGCCGGCGCTGACCGTGGACGAGCCGACCATCTCGATGACCTTCCAGGTCAACAACTCGCCGTTCGCCGGCAACAAGGACCTGTCCGGTGGCAAGTTCCTGACCAGCCGCCAGCTCAAGGACCGCCTGGAGCGCGAGACCGTGCACAACGTGGCACTGAAGGTCGAGCAGCTGGAAGACGCGGACAAGTTCCTGGTCTCCGGCCGTGGCGAGCTGCACCTGTCGGTGCTGATCGAGAACATGCGTCGCGAAGGCTACGAGCTGGCCGTGTCGCGTCCGGAAGTGATCATCAAGGAAATCGACGGCAAGATGATGGAGCCGATCGAGCAGCTGGTCGTCGACGTGGAAGAAATCCACCAGGGCGGCGTCATGGAAAAGCTGGGCACCCGCAAGGGCCAGCTGAAGAACATGGAGCCGGACGGCAAGGGCCGCGTGCGCCTGGACTATGAAATCCCGGCGCGTGGCCTGATCGGCTTCCAGAACGAGTTCAAGACCCTGACCCAGGGTGGCGGCCTGCTGTTCCACGTGTTCGACCATTACGGTCCGAAGGAACAGGGCGCCATCGCCAAGCGCCTGAACGGCGTAATGATCGCCAATGCCCCGGGTGCGACCCCGGCGTACTCGCTCGGCCCGCTGCAGGAACGCGGCAAGCTGTTCGCCGCCGAAGGCGACAACGTGTACGAAGGCCAGCTGGTCGGTATCCACTCCAAGGACAACGACCTGACCGTCAACGCGATCAAGACCAAGCCGCTGACCAACATGCGCGCTTCGGGCAAGGACGACGCGATCGCCCTGACCCCGGCGATCAAGTTCTCGCTGGAACAGGCCCTGGACTTCATCGACGACGACGAGCTGGTCGAGATCACGCCGAAGGAAATCCGCCTGCGCAAGAAGTTCCTGACCGAAAGCGATCGCAAGCGCGCTTCCCGCGCCGCCTGA
- a CDS encoding peptidylprolyl isomerase has translation MSLTATFNTSRGPIQVELYPEKAPLTVANFVNLAKHGFYDGLIFHRVIPDFMIQGGCPEGSGRGGPGYRFEDETNNGLGHERGVLSMANAGPSTNGSQFFITHVATPWLDGKHTVFGKVLSGLEAVDAVKQGDVIETLTIEGDADAVLAAKADRVAEWNKHLAA, from the coding sequence ATGTCCCTGACCGCCACTTTCAACACCTCCCGCGGCCCCATCCAGGTCGAGCTGTACCCCGAAAAGGCCCCGCTGACGGTCGCCAATTTCGTGAACCTGGCCAAGCACGGCTTCTATGACGGCCTGATCTTCCACCGCGTCATCCCCGATTTCATGATCCAGGGCGGCTGCCCGGAAGGTTCCGGCCGCGGCGGCCCGGGCTACCGTTTCGAGGACGAGACCAACAACGGCCTCGGCCATGAGCGCGGCGTGCTGTCCATGGCCAATGCCGGCCCCAGCACCAACGGCAGCCAGTTCTTCATCACCCACGTGGCCACCCCGTGGCTGGATGGCAAGCACACCGTGTTCGGCAAGGTCCTGTCGGGCCTGGAGGCCGTCGATGCAGTCAAACAGGGCGACGTGATCGAGACCCTGACCATCGAAGGCGACGCAGACGCCGTGCTGGCCGCCAAGGCCGACCGCGTGGCCGAGTGGAACAAGCACCTGGCTGCCTGA
- a CDS encoding malate dehydrogenase has product MKSPVRVAVTGAAGQIGYALLFRIASGEMLGKDQPVILQLLELPIDKAQAALKGVMMELEDCAFPLLAGMVGTDNAEVAFKDADVALLVGSRPRGPGMERKDLLLANAEIFTAQGAALNKVAKRDVKVLVVGNPANTNAYIAMKSAPDLDPKNFTAMLRLDHNRALSQLSAKLGKPVAGIEKLAVWGNHSPTMYPDYRFATADGASIGEAINDQEWNANTFIPTVGKRGAAIIEARGLSSAASAANAAIDHIHDWVLGTNGKWVTMGVPSDGSYGIPEGVMFGFPVTTENGKYAIVKDLPIDDFSQKYIDKTLAELEEERAGVAHLLG; this is encoded by the coding sequence ATGAAATCCCCAGTCCGAGTTGCCGTCACCGGTGCCGCCGGCCAGATCGGTTATGCCCTGCTGTTCCGCATCGCCTCCGGCGAAATGCTGGGCAAGGACCAGCCGGTCATCCTGCAGCTGCTGGAGCTGCCGATCGACAAGGCCCAGGCCGCGCTGAAGGGCGTGATGATGGAGCTGGAAGACTGCGCGTTCCCGCTGCTGGCCGGCATGGTCGGCACCGATAACGCCGAAGTGGCCTTCAAGGATGCCGACGTCGCCCTGCTGGTCGGCTCGCGTCCGCGCGGCCCGGGCATGGAGCGCAAGGACCTGCTGCTGGCCAACGCGGAGATCTTCACCGCCCAGGGCGCGGCGCTGAACAAGGTCGCCAAGCGCGATGTGAAGGTGCTGGTGGTCGGCAATCCGGCCAACACCAATGCCTACATCGCCATGAAGTCGGCCCCGGACCTGGATCCGAAGAACTTCACCGCGATGCTGCGCCTGGACCACAACCGCGCGCTGAGCCAGCTCTCGGCCAAGCTCGGCAAGCCGGTGGCCGGCATCGAGAAGCTGGCCGTGTGGGGCAACCACAGCCCGACCATGTACCCGGACTACCGCTTCGCCACCGCCGACGGCGCCTCCATCGGCGAGGCCATCAACGACCAGGAATGGAACGCCAACACCTTCATCCCGACCGTGGGCAAGCGCGGCGCGGCGATCATCGAAGCGCGCGGGCTGTCCTCGGCGGCCTCGGCGGCCAACGCCGCCATCGACCACATCCATGACTGGGTGCTGGGCACCAATGGCAAGTGGGTGACGATGGGCGTGCCGTCCGATGGTTCCTATGGCATTCCGGAAGGCGTGATGTTCGGTTTCCCGGTCACCACCGAGAACGGCAAGTACGCCATCGTCAAGGATCTGCCGATCGACGACTTCAGCCAGAAGTACATCGACAAGACCCTGGCCGAACTGGAAGAAGAGCGCGCCGGCGTGGCCCACCTGCTGGGGTGA